TCGTCTGGATGTCGCTGTCTGCCGGCACTGCGACCAGGTATGGCTCTGTTGCGAGCCGCGCCACCCAGTCAAAGCTGTCGACGTTGTACTGCTTTAACGTCTGGTTCATCGCGCCGATATGCGTCGAGGTGACCGACGCGATCGTGTATCCATCCGGTTTGCTTTTTGCGACGTCGGCGAGCTGCGTTGCCCCTCGGCCGCCAGCCTTGTTCTCCACGACGAACGGCTGACCGAGTTCCTTTTCCAGCTCGATCGACAAACGGCGGGCCATGACATCCGTCGCGCCGCCGGGCGTGACATGAAGGACATAACGCACCGGCCGGTCAGGATAGTCCTGAGCGAGCGCGCCACACGGTACTGCAAGCAGCAAGCCGGAGAGTATCACCCGGTTCATGATGTGAGTTATCATTGCTTCCTCCCAGGGAGACGGCGCCTTGCCGGCGCTCATATCGTTCATTGCAATGGAATTTCGCTGAAGCCGGCCTGCGATCCGCCGGGGTTCCGGCGGTCTGCGATATCAGGATGATGAACCGTAGTTGCATTTGATGCAACTAAGATTTGCCGATCTTCGTCATTACCCTCCCATGTGCCATCCGCCGGTCAGGTGCAGGGTCTGTCCCGTCAGATATCGCGCATCCGGGCCGACCAGGAATGCAACCAGCGCCGCTACCTCCTCCGGTGTTCCACCACGTGCCAACGGCGTATCGCGTTCCAGAAAATGCGGGGGCAGGGGTCCGTCGCGTACGGTCTCGATGCGGCCGGGGGAAATGCAGTTGGCCGTAACGCCGCTCGACGCAAGTTCCGCAGCCACTGCACGGGTCAGTCCGGCGATTGCCGCCTTAGCTGCAGAGACATGGATACGCCCGCCGATACCCGCATGTCCGGCGACGCCTCCGATATTGACGATACTGCCTGCCGGGCTTTGACGCAGTAGAGGTGCGGCACTGCGAATCGTGTAGAAGCTCGCGTCGAGAATGCTCGATCGAACGCGACACCATGTCTCGTCGTCGATCTGCTCCAACGGCACGTTGGAGCGAAGCGCGGCGTTGTTGACCAGAATGTCGAGCCGGGCATATTCACCGGCGATCGCTGCAACGGCATCTTCGCATGCGGAAGACGTCGCAAGGTCGGCTGTGACGGCAAGGCAGCGAACACCTTCAGCTTCGACAAGCCGCACCGTCTCCCGAAGATCGTGGTTGTCGGTCCTTGCGCCAACGGCCACGGCAATGCCTGCATTGGCAAGGGCAACGGCGATCGCCCTGCCGATATTGCGTGAAGCCCCGGTAACGAAGGCGACCCTGCCTTGCATCGGTGCCGCGCTCATGCTTCGAACCCCGCAGTCGCGCTCATGGTCAGCTCACCATCGCGCGTCCGCGACCATAATTCTATGGTGCCGTCCTCCCGTGGTCGGGCACCCTCTACCGCAAACGCCGTGTCGCATAGAAGCGGACGCTGGGCGCGAAAGGTGAAGCGTTGCAGGCGCTTGTCTTGCCGGCGTGAACCAAGGCCGTCCAGCATCAGCGTGGCGATGAGTTGCCCGTGCACAACCGGTCGCGGATAGTGTTCGACATCGTTCGCGTAAGGCGCGTCGTAGTGAATGCGGTGGGCGTTGAACGTCACCGCCGAGTATCGGAACAAAAGAACCGGATCCGGTTCGATGTCGACGCTCCACTCGGCCTCGGCCGGCGCTGGCCGTGCGGGCGGCGGCAATTCGCCGGGTGGGGGGTCCTCGCGATAGACCAGCGTCTGTTCCTCGCTCAGCGCTGGTCCATCGTCGGTCTCGTACCTGTTCTCGACAACCACGAAGATGAGGCTTCCGGTTCGACCGACCTTTTCTTCGATGCTGGCAATGCGGGAGGTCTTGACGACATGGTCGCCGATCCGGATCGGCGCCATGAACCGGATATCGCTTCCCGCCCACATCCGGCGAGGCTGCGTGATCGGCGGCAGGAAGCCGCCGCGCCGCGGATGACCGTCGCTTCCGATCTGCGATTGGGGGACGCTCGGAGCGAACATCAGCCAATGAGCCAATGGCGCAATTTCATCGCCCGGCCCCGGGATGGTTTCCTTGTCGAGGAGAGCGGCAAGCCCACGCATCGGCCATGCGTCGCACCGCTCTTCCTGGACCTGTTCTCGCCCAATCCAGTCGTGGAACCCATCCATGCTGCACCTCCCCGATCGACCGCCGCCAAACCCGAACGCGCCATCGGCCAGTAGTTGTTGCTATTGCAGCTACTATCAGTTCTAATGATCCTTCAGTCAAGCCGGCTTGTCCGGTGCCGTTGCCGATCAGGGAGGAAAGATGATGGCGATCGTTGAGGTAAAGACCGAGATCACGGGCAATGTCTGGAAGGTTCTCGTCGCCGTGGGCGCGACGGTCGAGGAGGACGAGCCGATCCTTATTCTGGAGTCGATGAAGATGGAGATTCCCGTCGCGGCATCGGAGGGCGGCACTGTCCGCGATATCCTCGTCGCCGAAGGTGACACGGTGACAGAGGGCACTGTGGTCGCAAGGATCGAGGCGTGAACGATGAAGACGATCAAGAAACTTCTCGTCGCCAATCGCGGTGAGATCGCCTTGCGCGTGTTTCGCACCTGCCGGCGTTTGGGAATTGCCAGCGTTGCGGTCTTTTCTGAAGCGGACGATGCTGCAGCCCACGTGTTGGGCGCGGACGAGGCCGTTCCCGTCGGTCCGCCATCCGCGCGCGACAGTTACCTGCGGTGCGATAAGATCATCGACGCTGCCCTCGAACGGGGGGCGGACGCGATCCACCCTGGTTATGGCTTCCTTTCCGAGAATGCCGATTTTGCAGATGCAGTCGCCGCGGCGGGCCTTGTTTGGGTCGGACCAGACCCTGACACCATCCGCGCCATGGGCGACAAGCAGCGCGCCAGGGACATCGCCGTTCGTGCTGCGGTCCCTGTCGTGCCAGGGTCGCGGCGGTTCGATCCCGGCGACAGTTCCGGCCTCGAAGAGGCGGCGGCGGCTGTCGGATTTCCGCTGCTGGTCAAAGCAGCGGGGGGCGGTGGCGGCATCGGGATGAAGCGTCTGGAAACGCCTGACGGGCTGGCGAAGGTCGTGGCGGCAACCCAGTCGATGGCGGCAAAGAGTTTCGGCAATGGGGCGGTGTTCCTGGAGCGTTTCGTGCCGAAGGCGCGGCATATCGAAATCCAGGTCTTCGGCTTCGGCAACGGAGAGGCGGTCCATCTGTTCGAACGCGACTGCTCTTTGCAGCGGCGCTTCCAGAAGGTGATCGAGGAAAGCCCAGCCCCGGGCCTGCCCGAAACGGTGCGCCGGCAGATGGCGCAGGCCGCGGTGGATCTGTGCAGGGCAACGCGATACCGGGGCGCGGGCACGGTTGAGTTCATCGTGGATTCGGCGACGTTCGAATTCTTTTTTCTGGAGATGAACACCCGAATTCAGGTCGAGCATCCAGTCACCGAGATGGTCACCGGGGTCGACCTGGTCGCATGGCAGATCGAACTGGCGCAAGGAACCCTCGCGCCCATGCAGCAAAGCGCCATCCAGGTCCGGGGGCATGCGATCGAATGCCGCCTCTATGCCGAAAACCCGGAGCGTATGTTCATGCCGTCTCCGGGCCCCCTGACGCTGTTTCGGCTGCCGCAGGAAGGCACGTTCCTGCGCGTCGATACCGGCTATCGCGAGGGCGACACGGTCACGCCCTTCTACGACCCGATGATCGCGAAGATCATCGTATGGGGCGAGACACGGGAATCCGCGCGCAATGCAGCCGTGGCCGCAATGCGATCGACGGAAGTCCAGGGCATTCGAACGAACAGGGATTTCCTGATCGCCTGCCTGTCCGACCAGGATTTTTCCGCGGGCGACGTCCATACAGGCTTCATCGAGAGTGCGAAGGATCGTCTGCTGGCGGCCTGATCGACGAGGTCTTATATCAAGCTCCCGGGAGCCGCTTGCCGTATTTGGAGCGGCTGCCCCGACCTGTTAGACTGTCGGGGAGATTAGGAGACCAGAATTGGCCGGCAAACTTGCAGTAACACAGGGTCCGGGAAGCGAACTGGTGGCGGATCTAAAGCGGCTTGGGTTCACGGAATACGAGGCCCGCGTCTACGTACAACTTCTGCGACAAAACCCTGCCACCGCCTACGAAGTATCGAAGAACTCGAACGTTCCGCGTCCGAACACTTATCATGCGCTGGATGCGCTGACGCAGCGCGGCGCCGTGTTGCCGATAAGTGAGAGCCCGGTTCGCTACGCTCCCGCCGATCCACAGGAACTGTTCGAGACCATCTCGCGTCAGACACGTTCTCTTTGCTCAACCATCGCCGACCGTCTGGCCGCCCTGACACCGGCAAGAAACGACCAGCATGTCTGGACCCTGCAGGGAGACGAGGCCGTTCACGACCGGATCGAGGCGTTGATTGCCGACGCGCGTAAGACTTTGTGGATCAAGGCGGCCGACGACGTCTTGCGTCGCCATACCAATGCCCTTCGCATGGCGGCCGAGCGCGGTGTCGAAACGCTGATCGTGCTGTTCGGATCCGATCCTGAAGAATTCCGCTTTACCGAGAATTGCCGGGTATACATCCACGAAAGCAACGGCGTGCGCATGGGCACGGCCGACAATCTGTTTACACTCGCTGTCGACCAGGAAGAGATGTTGACGGCAACGATGGACGGCGATGTCGTGGCGGCCACCACGCGAAATCGGCCGGTGGTCACCATGGCGGGCTCCCTGATCCGCCACGATTACTACATGGCGGAGATATTCTCCGCCCTTGGGCCGCAGATAGACGAGACCTTCGGACCGTATCTGCGTGACCTGCGCCTCGCTTACTTTTCCGATGAGCAGAAAGCGTCCTTCCTGCGGCGTACGGGCCTCGATGGATCGCCGCCGGCCCCGGCGAAGCGACCCAATCTTGTGGGAGGGCTCTCTTAGGCCAATCGACGGGCGGCCATCCGCCGCTCCAGATGGCGAATTCCGGCCAGCGCCTGCGCCATCGCCGGTATCTCGTCGAAAACCGGGACATTCACTTTGTAGGCCTTTTCGCGGTAGTGCCGTCGCCGCTCGTCCAGCTCGGCTGATCCATCGGTGCGCAGGGCCAGGGCGAAGTGCGCCTGGTTCTGCCATTTGCGCTGGGTCTGCTCGATCACCGTGAAGAGATTGTCTATCGGATCCACGCTGCCACGGCCGACAAATGCAGCCAGGTTCAGATGCATGGCCACCGCGTCCGGCTTTGCGTGGGCATAGACGAGGTCCAGGATTTCGCCGGCAATCCAACCGTCCTTTTCCTGCAGGGTCCGCACGGGTGTGTCGATTGGATTGGCCACGCTCGACCCAGGCGGAAGCGCCAGGGCGTCCAGAGGAGCGCGTGCGGCCGGACCGAACGGAGAGACGTCCAGGCCGACGGCGGCGAATGCGTCCGTGCCGAGGACGCTGGAGCCACCGCCATTGCCGAACAGTGTGACGCTTTTCGTCGGGTGATCCGCATGGAGCTCACAGTGCTGCAGCATGAGCAGCGTATCGATAAAGGCGTCCACGGTGGAAACCAGCAATATGGGCGCCTGGTTTTGCAACGCCTCGAAGGCCGTGTCGTTGCCTGCGAGCGCACCGGTATGGGAGGCGGCGGCGAGCCGACCCTGGGCGGACCGACCGCCCTTGAGGATAACGACCGGTTTGGTCGCCTTTGCCGAGCGCATCAACTCGAAGAAGGATCGCCCTTCCTTGATGTCTTCCAGATAGAGCCCGATGGCCCTGGTTTTGGGATCGTCGAGATAATATTCGACCAGTTCGTGCGGCTTGACATCGACACTGTTTCCGATGGTGACGAGGCCGCTGAAACGCAGGCCACGCCACTGGCCTCTCTTGATAATATCGGTCGACAGTCCGCCCGATTGGGATACGACGCCGATGCAACCCGTATCGCGCGTTGCATCGGACGGAAATGTCAGGCCTCCGCGCGGCGAGTATGTACCAAGGCAATTGGGACCCAGCACCCGGACGCCGCCTTGCCGCGCCTTGACGAGAAGTTCGTTTTCCAGTTCCCGGCCTTCGTCGATCTCACCGAAGCCGGACGAAATGACCTGGGCGATCCTGCAGTTTCCTTCGGCCGCCAGCAACGCGTCGGGAATACGCCCCGCTCCGATCGCGACATAGGCATAGTCGACGGGACGCGGGGTTTGTCCAAGGGAAGGATAGGCCGCCAAGCCCTCGATCTGCTCGGCGTGCGGGTGGATCGGATAAATCTCGCCGCTGAAGCCGAACGCCTTCATGCGCCGTATGAATGTGTTGGCTATGGCGACATCCTTGGTGGACGCGCCAAGGACAGCCACTGTCGCCGGTTCGAAGAGAGGCCGAAACTCCTCGCTCGGCGTTCCCCTGAGAGACGTGCCGGTCCTTGGCGGTTCCGCCTTGGATGGATCGGTCAGGATGACGCGGGCATCGACCGCTACCGCGTCGGATGGCGATGCGATCAGCGGGTTTATATCCAGTTCCAGTATGTCGTCCCGCTGCGTCAGCAGTCCGTCCTCGCCGCCGATACGCAGCATGGCCGCGACGATCGCGTCGATATCCACGGCCTGACGTCCGCGAGCGCCGGTCAGAAGAGCGGCACCCTTGAGGCTGGCGAGCATGTCCAACGCCTCGGTTCTGGTGATGGGGCAAAGGCGAAAGAC
This genomic window from Aureimonas sp. OT7 contains:
- a CDS encoding SDR family oxidoreductase codes for the protein MSAAPMQGRVAFVTGASRNIGRAIAVALANAGIAVAVGARTDNHDLRETVRLVEAEGVRCLAVTADLATSSACEDAVAAIAGEYARLDILVNNAALRSNVPLEQIDDETWCRVRSSILDASFYTIRSAAPLLRQSPAGSIVNIGGVAGHAGIGGRIHVSAAKAAIAGLTRAVAAELASSGVTANCISPGRIETVRDGPLPPHFLERDTPLARGGTPEEVAALVAFLVGPDARYLTGQTLHLTGGWHMGG
- a CDS encoding MaoC family dehydratase N-terminal domain-containing protein, with the translated sequence MDGFHDWIGREQVQEERCDAWPMRGLAALLDKETIPGPGDEIAPLAHWLMFAPSVPQSQIGSDGHPRRGGFLPPITQPRRMWAGSDIRFMAPIRIGDHVVKTSRIASIEEKVGRTGSLIFVVVENRYETDDGPALSEEQTLVYREDPPPGELPPPARPAPAEAEWSVDIEPDPVLLFRYSAVTFNAHRIHYDAPYANDVEHYPRPVVHGQLIATLMLDGLGSRRQDKRLQRFTFRAQRPLLCDTAFAVEGARPREDGTIELWSRTRDGELTMSATAGFEA
- a CDS encoding biotin/lipoyl-binding carrier protein, translated to MMAIVEVKTEITGNVWKVLVAVGATVEEDEPILILESMKMEIPVAASEGGTVRDILVAEGDTVTEGTVVARIEA
- a CDS encoding biotin carboxylase N-terminal domain-containing protein, producing MKTIKKLLVANRGEIALRVFRTCRRLGIASVAVFSEADDAAAHVLGADEAVPVGPPSARDSYLRCDKIIDAALERGADAIHPGYGFLSENADFADAVAAAGLVWVGPDPDTIRAMGDKQRARDIAVRAAVPVVPGSRRFDPGDSSGLEEAAAAVGFPLLVKAAGGGGGIGMKRLETPDGLAKVVAATQSMAAKSFGNGAVFLERFVPKARHIEIQVFGFGNGEAVHLFERDCSLQRRFQKVIEESPAPGLPETVRRQMAQAAVDLCRATRYRGAGTVEFIVDSATFEFFFLEMNTRIQVEHPVTEMVTGVDLVAWQIELAQGTLAPMQQSAIQVRGHAIECRLYAENPERMFMPSPGPLTLFRLPQEGTFLRVDTGYREGDTVTPFYDPMIAKIIVWGETRESARNAAVAAMRSTEVQGIRTNRDFLIACLSDQDFSAGDVHTGFIESAKDRLLAA
- a CDS encoding TrmB family transcriptional regulator gives rise to the protein MAGKLAVTQGPGSELVADLKRLGFTEYEARVYVQLLRQNPATAYEVSKNSNVPRPNTYHALDALTQRGAVLPISESPVRYAPADPQELFETISRQTRSLCSTIADRLAALTPARNDQHVWTLQGDEAVHDRIEALIADARKTLWIKAADDVLRRHTNALRMAAERGVETLIVLFGSDPEEFRFTENCRVYIHESNGVRMGTADNLFTLAVDQEEMLTATMDGDVVAATTRNRPVVTMAGSLIRHDYYMAEIFSALGPQIDETFGPYLRDLRLAYFSDEQKASFLRRTGLDGSPPAPAKRPNLVGGLS
- a CDS encoding acetate--CoA ligase family protein; protein product: MNTHERRGADYLISMARAQNRNFLSEADGKSLLNDYGVRTPLSLVVDDAAKAKEALAGKSGPFVVKVVSPDILHKSDAGGVALDLRDADAVAAAIADMSRKEAIAAARVEGWLIEEMVQPGLELVVGGLRDAQFGPMVMVGIGGIFVEIIQDAVFRLCPITRTEALDMLASLKGAALLTGARGRQAVDIDAIVAAMLRIGGEDGLLTQRDDILELDINPLIASPSDAVAVDARVILTDPSKAEPPRTGTSLRGTPSEEFRPLFEPATVAVLGASTKDVAIANTFIRRMKAFGFSGEIYPIHPHAEQIEGLAAYPSLGQTPRPVDYAYVAIGAGRIPDALLAAEGNCRIAQVISSGFGEIDEGRELENELLVKARQGGVRVLGPNCLGTYSPRGGLTFPSDATRDTGCIGVVSQSGGLSTDIIKRGQWRGLRFSGLVTIGNSVDVKPHELVEYYLDDPKTRAIGLYLEDIKEGRSFFELMRSAKATKPVVILKGGRSAQGRLAAASHTGALAGNDTAFEALQNQAPILLVSTVDAFIDTLLMLQHCELHADHPTKSVTLFGNGGGSSVLGTDAFAAVGLDVSPFGPAARAPLDALALPPGSSVANPIDTPVRTLQEKDGWIAGEILDLVYAHAKPDAVAMHLNLAAFVGRGSVDPIDNLFTVIEQTQRKWQNQAHFALALRTDGSAELDERRRHYREKAYKVNVPVFDEIPAMAQALAGIRHLERRMAARRLA